One window of the Perca fluviatilis chromosome 5, GENO_Pfluv_1.0, whole genome shotgun sequence genome contains the following:
- the si:dkey-151g10.3 gene encoding serine/threonine-protein kinase WNK2 isoform X1, whose protein sequence is MDRGRRTRSRRAGPTHKGRGHAAPPQTSPPPTLRRGKRQEEEGGGGGGGGGGGGEASQEGKENPVRPISFSTPCLLVDTGQKRLRREKRFFRKSVEICEEDNEVEVLPEAPHSAPHLELRSDSVFTSSVQQQGAASSCAAMGHDPSFPSSSQEPGKEVPSSAPTQRGKERDREQEEEAEMKAVATSPGGRFLKFDIELGRGAFKTVYKGLDTETWVEVAWCELQDRKLTKAEQQRFKEEAEMLKGLQHPNIVRFYDSWESVLRGKKCIVLVTELMTSGTLKTYLKRFKVMKPKVLRSWCRQILKGLHFLHTRTPPIVHRDLKCDNIFITGPTGSVKIGDLGLATLMRTSFAKSVIGTPEFMAPEMYEEHYDESVDVYAFGMCMLEMATSEYPYSECQNAAQIYRKVTSGIKPASFDKVNDPEIKEIIECCIRQNKSQRLSIRDLLNHAFFGEDTGVRVELAEEDTGTQDCLALRIWVEDPKKLKGKHKDNEAIEFSYDLENDSAEEVALEMVKSGFFHESDAKVVGKSIRDRVNLIKKSRERRQQQQLLQQQQGFEERRDSTLTSYTLSHPSCPSSLGPGAAGQTGGGGGQESEEPPEVDQHVRQQPIFSGTNLSLPEGESIGSASCESYASGQSQAYCQQGQSYTHSQTALPPIASSTGTLAHHQMLPIGESGSVPNVPIGHSFSMSSMSVGQSGGGPVGQTFLQPITMVPQVSPSLPQQYFQSQTFSSDATPHGSLAPSQSYIPPVSLQAPINVLTTSMSVRDPAGLEGSIVPLAQETQPPATPMQLTDIIPQPAPQQTQPVMIPQQTIVQQQQIGMDPQTSTFQQQPQQQMEAQATQLEQPVSATKPTTEHHPQSLSAISVQKHLHEPQQQIYVQQPVPPVHTTPQQQVLPTQPGMEQRAMSLPQPGEQPQTYKQQPTGDPREQTMIQPHLQQQFQQTLLQQQQLIEQHHTYVQQQLEQQQQKALLQQQQQQQAQLQQHQLEQQQALIHKQLLDQQQQQALIQQQQEQQQGLVQQQQPQQALLQHQLEPPLQQPQQSQLYQQIGIQKEPEKLQQSGQHHQQIVSQQQPQQTQQQKEQLQQQALLRQMEQQQQQALIQQHLQQQAILQHHQLQQKAQLKQQQHEQQQVQLKHQIEQQQQALLQQQFEQQRQQQVLLQQQQAERLQQQALIQQQIQEQQQQAAIIQLQQIEKQEAVPIPQSNSEQQIQQQPTDIQHVCIPKLNTTTFTPHTTLTQQQVMEQKQQGALIQQQQAFVAQTQHHSSVMEPIIPVGAPPGNEVIQHQTQIVSQAQVPMAVQTTHIPVQTLAVVPAQVLTQQEQSEAHPQNQVPVQFIAQSAVQAAQAIVEAQGTPPVAVIQGQTHIIQTQQIPLQTSYPGPATLTQSQVTAQPLIQTQPLHLTIGQSQVPHVQGPTVDIQMMGQQSLATVQPPAAITSIPSQIQHETLVQQPGLMQPQLQQHTQGQPPSHMHAQATAGLFPPQYVPQPTHQAMPSVQQDITPITQQQQQQEPVLQYQQIILSPSSTGSVGTTTESLSSAVDPANFVVTPHPVQQTGQAYGPGQTTLHPVVQAQQQPLGGTADPSVIQSISQPPMPQSAVQYQQQLQLSQAQQPLAPPSQQAQLLAQPIPTPIQQPLPIKQALIALNESQLPSQCPPASHLATHPSAQIGPSNVAESQSHNRTLPLYSHLVAGAPPSPQHQAKQMLPAHTQTSFQVQTHSQMQTQTQPHSHTQTHTETPIAEQPVQPHAVFPAQKMPLSPSHTSCPPTSLPSLPFLLSHHPPVAPVPELPTSPPEAQVTLPRQADFIPTSPPPVTTLQLLESNAPKLPQASLQDCDLSLLGIVQDGPYLSSTEHHSSSGSVPANGEETLQLLANGKFEKLKTQRRASCQRPEKVSHQFQLSMLQVSGSGDNMVECQLETHTNKMVTFKFDIEGDAPEDIAEYMVEEDFVLDVEKEKFVEQLRAIVKKAHEILQTHSQTGSTDQLHVSTPTSSSVDSVPHSSPVGRWRFFINQTIRHRDSLSGQGAGTPPPTAEMRIPQSTVRSELYPAVENEASQSLESLTRMAPPPCPTLSATSPSISTVSAPASIASSATAAPAPHTTASESISAPASTLEASVPVTASSGIDLPVLTSASVNQMSSVPSSIAIPAAAANLPTLSTAPIVVSSTPTTIIHDVLSSPGSSGCYNVGQIIGDTVTTAPRLYVPAVDQSSTSFHSPPAAAVTSSVVSQLDMEQQQTLTQVAKPAPQQPQQQPQLQAIQLEQQVQQMQQTTPQQQPLLQHQVYQEQIQLQQERALQQSLQQLQHQQLMQQQIPLQQQLTDMQAVPLLGHTELLQQSVPLQQFLPSMPVQQTQQPLLQQQTPQYTPQLLQQPQLQQLPQQVMAPQAAAVPQQQAHIDHQQLNLQQTIHLQQQQMVQQQLQQQQPQLFMGAVALKPDQSQMLPLSISQQFLQQQAQLNVSAVLQQQIPQQTQIPAELPQQHIQSQKQLQHTEQQQEVVKAMDTPKKKQQFVLQKQSSLQMSESEVSTGETSFTEDTCSYSTPFHPSSDSSMPPLQLGIAEGPVPALSLTMTPSPAQPSSVAESDSEGPPKIEFVDNRIKTLDEKLRNLLYQEYSSGAAPAGGAASGPTSAASTSAGGDESSEPQSLHHMSFPPPASSSDTSPHSSSSSSSSTSSRSSSTSPDPERDGRGEKASSEVPSFVEMAPVEQQPGPSLPSTSASSTPPTSLLPPNDDESTGPQRPPVPGEPTILAVPPHSDTSTTGDASWPPNQHPIPLRHGQQKHNAGGGYFGLNLTCPSIRNPVSKKSWTRKFKNWACKLRHSASLFKKPRVQQDGCSSSQALREEKEAPPLNPPHSRKGRFHVTPVPQSSPPKAVPSGHGSTHRKVGRFSVTQAETKKQDRQTDSSPVSPDLERERRRSRAKEGEKDESKRTPAMAHLPRGHGHSHSPLGSSDDDDDECELEDEDLRKELHKLREKHIKEVVSLQSQQNRELQELYRQLRSLKDQRQSLPASLSRTPPLPMGPPVLSPRRPRPAKIKIRPRPHSHMDNNGVTHSGIQQSSSFSGGEQSRLPLNCNPEHCTSLPAKRDHSPLRKSTFTDELHKLVDNWTKETAGPAPPKPSLNQIKQIQQVQELGGWSQPTEVAPPGWFPVASLNPQAPPTPASLPVAAPSQYPGGGSLSTLHSPGPPPQTHMAQVPPMQQSLHLHQSLPLQQMTYQQSPLCQQIPQPRMQTAIQSQSQPQTQPITQLPHSPPQSQPLLPSQMPTYSVSTAVSMLPGSGTTAPTDSTAATGGTFCSCSSPSSTTSSSCSTVALPSSAKIHPTPPTSTLPLGQK, encoded by the exons GATCGCAAGCTGACCAAGGCGGAGCAGCAACGCTTCAAGGAGGAGGCAGAGATGCTGAAGGGGCTCCAGCACCCCAACATCGTCCGCTTCTATGATTCCTGGGAGTCTGTGCTCCGTGGCAAGAAGTGCATTGTCCTGGTCACTGAACTCATGACTTCAGGAACACTCAAAAC TTACCTGAAGCGCTTTAAGGTGATGAAACCCAAGGTCTTGAGGAGCTGGTGTCGGCAAATCCTGAAGGGGCTTCACTTCCTTCACACCAGGACTCCTCCAATAGTCCATCGGGACCTGAAGTGTGACAACATCTTCATAACAGGCCCCACAGGCTCGGTCAAGATAGGTGACCTGGGACTGGCCACTCTTATGAGGACCTCCTTTGCCAAGAGTGTCATAG GAACCCCGGAGTTTATGGCTCCAGAGATGTATGAGGAGCACTATGATGAGTCTGTTGATGTCTACGCCTTCGGGATGTGCATGCTGGAGATGGCCACTTCAGAATACCCCTACTCTGAGTGCCAAAATGCTGCTCAGATCTATCGCAAAGTCACAAGT GGTATAAAGCCAGCCAGCTTTGATAAAGTGAATGACCCAGAGATCAAAGAGATCATTGAATGCTGCATTCGTCAGAACAAGAGCCAGAG ACTCTCCATCCGAGACCTCCTGAACCATGCATTCTTTGGGGAGGACACAGGGGTGCGGGTGGAGCTGGCAGAGGAGGACACAGGCACCCAGGACTGTCTGGCTCTCCGGATTTGGGTTGAAGATCCCAAGAAGCTAAAGGGGAAGCACAAAGACAACGAAGCCATCGAGTTCAGCTATGACCTGGAGAATGATAGCGCTGAGGAAGTGGCTCTAGAGATG gtAAAGTCAGGATTCTTCCATGAGAGTGATGCGAAGGTGGTGGGAAAATCCATCCGGGACCGAGTAAATCTGATCAAAAAGTCACGGGAGCGtcgacagcagcagcagctcctccagcagcagcagggcttCGAAGAAAGAAGAGACTCCACTCTCACCTCCTACACCTTATCTCATCCATCCTGCCCATCCTCACTGGGGCCAGGGGCAGCTGgacagacaggaggaggaggagggcaggAGTCTGAAGAGCCACCTGAGGTGGACCAGCATGTCCGACAGCAACCCATTTTCAGTGGGACAAACCTTAGTTTGCCAG AAGGTGAGAGCATTGGGTCTGCCAGCTGTGAATCCTATGCAAGCGGACAGAGCCAGGCGTACTGTCAGCAAGGGCAATCCTACACCCACTCCCAGACTGCTCTCCCCCCTATAGCATCT AGCACTGGCACATTGGCTCATCATCAAATGCTCCCAATTGGTGAGAGTGGAAGTGTTCCAAATGTGCCTATTGGTCATAGTTTTAGTATGTCCAGCATGTCCGTAGGCCAAAGTGGAGGAGGACCTGTTGGTCAGACATTTCTTCAGCCCATTACCATGGTTCCACAGGTATCACCAAGTCTCCCTCAACAATATTTTCAG TCACAAACATTCTCATCAGATGCCACTCCCCATGGGTCATTGGCCCCCTCACAGTCATACATACCCCCTGTTTCACTACAAGCACCCATTAATGTTCTCACTACATCCATGTCAGTCAGGGATCCTGCTGGACTAGAGGGGAGCATTGTGCCCCTCGCTCAGGAGACCCAACCCCCTGCCACTCCCATGCAGCTCACTGACATCATTCCCCAGCCAGCACCCCAGCAAACACAGCCTGTCATGATCCCTCAGCAGACTATTGTCCAACAACAACAGATAGGGATGGATCCCCAGACCTCCACCTTTCAGCAGCAGCCGCAACAGCAAATGGAGGCCCAGGCCACTCAGCTCGAACAACCAGTTAGTGCCACTAAGCCAACAACGGAACATCATCCACAGAGTCTTTCAGCTATTTCTGTCCAGAAACATCTACATGAGCCTCAGCAGCAGATCTATGTACAGCAGCCTGTTCCTCCTGTCCACACAACTCCTCAGCAGCAAGTATTACCTACACAACCAGGTATGGAGCAGCGAGCTATGTCATTACCACAGCCAGGGGAGCAACCTCAGACTTACAAACAGCAACCAACAGGGGATCCTCGTGAACAGACTATGATACAACCACATCTGCAACAACAGTTTCAGCAAACTCTGTTACAACAGCAACAACTGATTGAGCAACATCATACGTACGTCCAGCAACAGCTtgaacagcaacaacaaaaagcactgcttcaacagcagcaacaacaacaggcCCAACTACAACAACATCAACTGGAGCAGCAGCAAGCACTTATACACAAGCAATTGTTGgatcaacaacagcagcaagcTCTTATTCAACAGCAACAAGAGCAGCAGCAAGGTCTTgtacaacaacagcaaccacaaCAAGCACTTTTACAACATCAGTTAGAGCCTCCTTTACAGCAACCACAGCAGAGTCAGTTATATCAACAAATTGGAATACAAAAAGAACCAGAGAAGCTACAGCAAAGTGGACAACACCATCAACAAATTGTATCACAGCAGCAACCCCAGCAGACACAACAGCAAAAGGAACAATTGCAGCAGCAAGCCTTACTCCGACAAAtggaacaacaacagcaacaagcACTGATACAACAGCATCTGCAACAGCAGGCTATCTTACAACACCATCAGCTACAACAGAAAGCACAGCTAAAGCAACAGCAACATGAGCAGCAACAAGTGCAACTCAAACATCAgatagagcagcagcagcaagctcTGTTGCAACAACAGTTTGAGCAACAGCGTCAGCAACAAGTCctgttacaacaacaacaagcagaGAGATTACAGCAACAGGCTCTGATACAGCAACAAATtcaagagcagcagcagcaagcagCCATCATTCAACTTCAGCAAATTGAGAAGCAAGAGGCTGTCCCTATTCCACAAAGTAACAGTGAGCAGCAGATTCAGCAGCAACCAACTGATATACAGCATGTGTGTATCCCAAAACTAAACACTACTACGTTCACACCTCATACCACTCTCACACAGCAGCAAGTGATGGAGCAAAAGCAGCAAGGAGCATTGATCCAGCAGCAGCAAGCATTTGTTGCCCAGACGCAGCATCACAGCTCTGTGATGGAACCTATTATCCCAGTAGGAGCTCCACCCGGTAATGAGGTGATTCAGCACCAAACTCAAATTGTCTCACAGGCCCAGGTCCCCATGGCCGTTCAGACTACACACATCCCTGTCCAGACATTAGCTGTTGTCCCAGCTCAAGTCCTTACACAGCAAGAACAAAGTGAGGCTCATCCTCAGAACCAGGTCCCAGTCCAATTTATAGCCCAGTCCGCAGTCCAAGCAGCTCAGGCTATAGTGGAGGCCCAAGGAACTCCTCCTGTGGCAGTGATCCAGGGACAGACTCACATCATCCAGACCCAGCAAATTCCTTTACAGACTAGTTACCCAGGACCTGCCACTCTCACACAGAGCCAGGTAACTGCTCAGCCATTGATCCAGACTCAGCCTCTGCACCTGACAATTGGTCAGTCCCAGGTACCACATGTTCAAGGCCCAACTGTGGACATTCAGATGATGGGCCAACAAAGCCTAGCTACTGTCCAGCCTCCAGCTGCAATTACCTCAATTCCAAGTCAGATCCAACATGAGACTCTTGTTCAGCAGCCAGGACTCATGCAGCCCCAGCTCCAGCAACATACTCAAGGCCAGCCACCTAGTCACATGCATGCTCAGGCTACTGCTGGCCTTTTCCCCCCTCAGTATGTCCCTCAGCCTACCCACCAAGCCATGCCATCTGTACAACAGGATATAACTCCTATtacacaacagcagcagcaacaagagCCAGTACTGCAATATCAGCAGATTATTCTGTCTCCTAGCTCCACTGGAAGTGTTGGAACTACAACAGAAAGTCTCAGTTCTGCAGTTGACCCTGCAAACTTTGTTGTTACTCCTCATCCTGTGCAGCAGACTGGGCAAGCCTATGGTCCAGGCCAAACAACCCTACATCCAGTTGTTCAGGCCCAGCAGCAGCCCCTAGGAGGCACTGCTGACCCTTCAGTTATTCAGTCTATCTCCCAGCCTCCTATGCCTCAGTCTGCAGTGCAATACCAGCAACAGCTACAGCTTTCTCAAGCGCAGCAACCACTAGCTCCACCTTCTCAGCAGGCCCAGTTATTGGCACAGCCCATCCCAACTCCCATCCAGCAACCTCTTCCTATAAAGCAGGCTTTGATAGCCCTCAACGAGAGTCAGTTGCCCTCACAGTGCCCACCTGCTTCACATCTGGCGACCCATCCTTCTGCACAGATAGGCCCCAGTAATGTTGCAGAGTCTCAGTCTCACAACAGGACTCTGCCCCTCTATAGTCATCTAGTGGCAGGCGCCCCTCCGTCTCCGCAGCACCAAGCCAAGCAGATGCTGCCAGCTCACACACAAACCAGCTTTCAGGTCCAAACACACTCCcaaatgcagacacagacacaacctCATtctcacactcagacacacactgagacacctaTTGCTGAACAGCCTGTTCAACCCCATGCTGTTTTTCCTGCACAAAAAATGCCCCTCAGCCCCTCTCATACCTCATGTCCCCCAACATCACTACCATCTCTCCCATTCCTACTATCCCATCATCCTCCTGTTGCCCCTGTGCCAGAGCTGCCTACATCTCCGCCAGAGGCCCAGGTAACCTTACCAAGGCAGGCCGACTTTATACCCACCTCCCCTCCGCCTGTTACTACTCTACAATTGCTTGAATCTAATGCCCCCAAACTGCCCCAAGCCTCGCTGCAAGACTGTGACCTTTCCCTGCTGGGCATTGTTCAG GATGGTCCGTACCTGTCAAGTACAGAACATCATTCATCATCAGG GTCTGTTCCAGCTAATGGAGAAGAAACTCTTCAGCTCTTGGCCAATGGGAAGTTTGAGAAGTTAAAGACTCAAAGACGAGCTTCCTGCCAGAGGCCTGAGAAAGTTTCACATCAGTTTCAACTGAGTATGCTCCAG GTGTCAGGCAGTGGGGACAATATGGTGGAATGCCAGTTGGAAACCCATACCAACAAGATGGTGACATTTAAATTTGACATTGAAGGGGATGCACCAGAGGACATAGCAGAGTACATG GTGGAGGAGGACTTTGTCCTTGATGTGGAGAAAGAGAAATTTGTTGAGCAGCTTAGAGCCATAGTTAAGAAAGCTCATGAAATTCTTCAAACACATTCACAG ACTGGATCAACTGACCAGTTGCATGTGAGCACTCCCACTAGTTCTTCAG TAGACTCAGTGCCCCATTCCTCCCCAGTGGGACGCTGGCGCTTCTTTATCAACCAGACCATCCGCCATAGAGATTCTCTATCCGGTCAAGGAGCAGGCACGCCACCACCCACTGCAGAGATGAGGATACCTCAGTCTACAGTGAGAAGTGAGCTCTACCCAG CTGTAGAAAATGAAGCATCCCAGAGTCTGGAGTCCTTGACTAGAATGGCCCCTCCCCCCTGCCCCACCCTTTCTGCCACCTCCCCTTCAATCTCCACTGTCTCAGCCCCTGCCTCCATCGCCTCCTCAGCCACTGCTGCTCCGGCTCCTCACACAACTGCCTCTGAAAGCATCTCGGCACCAGCCTCCACTCTTGAAGCCTCTGTCCCTGTCACTGCTTCAAGTGGTATTGATCTGCCAGTCCTCACCTCAGCTTCTGTTAACCAAATGTCCAGTGTTCCCTCATCCATAGCaatacctgctgctgctgctaacctCCCCACCTTGTCTACTGCTCCTATTGTTGTGTCTTCCACACCCACTACCATTATCCATGatgttctctcctctcctggAAGCAGTGGTTGCTACAATGTTGGTCAAATTATAGGGGATACAGTGACAACTGCTCCGAGGTTATATGTGCCTGCAGTGGACCAGTCTTCAACCTCTTTTCATTcccctcctgctgctgcagtgaCCTCTTCTGTGGTAAGCCAACTTGACatggagcagcagcagacactcACTCAGGTGGCCAAGCCAGCCCCACAACAgccacaacaacaaccacagctacaGGCAATACAGCTTGAACAACAGGTACAGCAGATGCAGCAGACAACGCCACAGCAACAACCGCTATTACAACATCAAGTGTACCAAGAACAAATTCAGCTGCAGCAGGAACGAGCACTACAACAATCTCTACAGCAGTTACAACATCAGCAACTAATGCAGCAACAAATTCCACTTCAACAACAGCTCACTGACATGCAGGCAGTGCCTCTTTTGGGTCATACAGAGTTGTTACAACAGTCTGTGCCTCTGCAGCAATTTCTGCCATCAATGCCTGTACAACAGACCCAACAACCCCTTCTTCAACAGCAAACACCACAGTATACCCCACAGTTGCTGCAACAGCCTCAGTTACAACAGTTACCACAGCAGGTTATGGCACCCCAAGCTGCTGCAGTGCCTCAACAGCAGGCCCACATTGATCACCAACAGTTAAACCTACAACAGACAATACACTTACAGCAACAGCAAATGGTGCAACAAcagctacagcagcagcaacctCAGCTTTTTATGGGTGCTGTGGCTTTAAAGCCAGATCAAAGCCAAATGCTGCCCCTGTCAATTAGTCAACAGTTTCTTCAACAACAGGCACAGTTAAATGTTAGCGCTGTACTGCAACAGCAGATTCCACAACAAACCCAAATCCCCGCTGAGCTGCCACAACAACATATACAGTCACAGAAACAGCTGCAACACACTGAGCAGCAACAAGAGGTGGTTAAAGCCATGGACACACCCAAGAAAAAGCAGCAGTTTGTGCTGCAGAAGCAGTCCTCTTTACAGATGTCCGAGTCAGAGGTGTCCACAGGAGAGACAAGTTTCACAGAGGACACATGCAGCTACTCTACCCCTTTTCACCCTTCCTCTGACTCCTCTATGCCTCCTCTCCAGCTAGGCATTGCTGAAGGCCCCGTACCCGCTCTCTCCCTTACAATGACACCTTCCCCTGCTCAGCCTTCCTCTGTGGCCGAGTCAGACAGTGAAGGCCCTCCCAAAATTGAATTTGTAGACAACCGCATAAAGACATTGGATGAAAAGCTGAGGAACTTGTTGTATCAGGAGTACAGCAGCGGGGCAGCACCGGCCGGGGGAGCGGCCTCTGGTCCTACATCAGCTGCCTCCACATCAGCAGGAGGAGACGAGTCATCTGAGCCACAGTCGCTCCACCACATGTCTTTCCCCCCACCTGCTTCCTCCTCAGATACTTCCCCTcactcctcatcctcctcttcctcctccacctcctcacgTTCCTCCTCTACCTCTCCTGACCCAGAGAGGGATGGCAGAGGAGAGAAAGCTTCCTCAGAAGTGCCCAGCTTTGTGGAGATGGCCCCGGTCGAGCAACAGCCTGGCCCATCTCTCCCCTCCACCTCTGCCTCGTCCACCCCGCCTACCTCTCTTCTGCCTCCCAATGACGATGAATCTACTGGTCCCCAGCGTCCACCTGTACCAGGAGAACCAACCATTCTT GCTGTACCCCCACACTCTGACACCAGTACCACTGGAGACGCATCGTGGCCCCCCAATCAGCACCCGATCCCCCTCCGGCATGGACAGCAGAAGCACAATGCAGGAGGTGGATATTTTGGCCTAAACCTGACATGTCCTAGTATCAGAAATCCTGTTAGCAAGAAATCCTGGACTCGCAAATTCAAAAACTGGGCGTGCAAACTGCGCCACTCCGCCAGCTTGTTCAAGAAGCCCAGAGTCCAGCAAG ATGGGTGCTCCAGCAGTCAGGCACttagagaggagaaggaggcgCCACCCCTAAATCCACCTCATTCCCGCAAAGGAAGATTTCAT GTAACTCCAGTGCCCCAGTCCTCTCCCCCGAAGGCTGTGCCATCAGGCCATGGCAGCACTCACAGGAAAGTCGGACGCTTCTCTGTAACCCAGGCTGAGACTAAGAAACAGGATAGGCAGACTGACAGCTCCCCGGTGTCTCCTGATTTGGAGAGGGAAAGGAGAAGATCTCGTgcaaaggagggagagaaagatgaAAGTAAAAGGACCCCAGCAATGGCTCACCTGCCTCGGGGTCATGGGCACAGCCACTCACCTCTGGGCAGcagcgatgatgatgatgatgagtgtGAGCTGGAGGATGAAGACCTGAGAAAAGAACTACACAAGCTCAGAGAGAA GCACATCAAAGAGGTGGTATCCCTTCAGTCCCAGCAGAACAGAGAGCTACAGGAGCTGTACAGACAGCTTCGTTCCCTCAAAGACCAAAGGCAGAGTCTGCCTGCCTCCCTGTCTCGAACCCCTCCTCTTCCCATGGGACCTCCTGTACTCTCTCCTCGTAGGCCCAGGCCAGCCAAAATCAAGATCCGGCCCCGGCCTCACTCTCACATGGATAACAATGGAGTTACGCACTCTG GGATTCAGCAGTCAAGTAGTTTCTCAGGTGGTGAACAGAGTAGACTGCCTCTAAACTGCAACCCAGAACACTGCACTTCACTGCCTGCTAAAAGAG ATCACAGTCCTCTAAGAAAAAGCACATTCACAGATGAACTGCACAAACTCGTTGATAATTGGACGAAGGAGACGGCGGGCCCTGCCCCGCCCAAGCCTTCGCTGAATCAAATCAAGCAGATTCAGCAGGTGCAGGAGTTGGGAGGCTGGAGCCAGCCGACGGAG GTGGCTCCACCAGGTTGGTTTCCAGTGGCATCACTGAACCCCCAGGCACCCCCGACCCCTGCCAGCTTGCCTGTGGCAGCCCCTTCCCAATACCCAGGTGGAGGAAGCCTGTCCACCCTGCACTCTCCGGGACCACCACCACAAACGCACATGGCTCAAGTGCCACCAATGCAGCAAAGTTTACACCTCCATCAGTCTCTCCCCCTCCAGCAGATGACCTATCAGCAGTCCCCACTCTGTCAGCAGATACCACAGCCCCGGATGCAAACTGCCATACAGTCCCAGTCACAACCACAGACACAACCCATCACCCAGCTGCCCCACTCACCACCTCAAAGCCAACCACTACTGCCTTCCCAAATGCCCACATATTCAGTGTCCACAGCTGTGTCAATGCTGCCTGGCAGTGGCACCACTGCACCCACAGATAGCACTGCTGCTACTGGGGGGACATTTTGCTCCTGTTCCTCACCCTCCTCAACCACTTCCTCCTCTTGCTCTACTGTTGCTCTACCTTCCAGTGCCAAAATTCACCCAACACCCCCTACCTCTACTCTTCCTCTGGGACAGAAATGA